From the Lathyrus oleraceus cultivar Zhongwan6 chromosome 4, CAAS_Psat_ZW6_1.0, whole genome shotgun sequence genome, one window contains:
- the LOC127136603 gene encoding secreted RxLR effector protein 161-like produces MKNIPYASVVGSLMYAQVCTRPDIAFAIGILGRYQSKSGMDHWKAAKKMLRYLKGTKDYMLMYRQTDNLDVIGYSDSDFIGCVNSRKSTSEYIFMMADGTISWRSTKQTLVDTSTMEAEFVSCFEATSHGV; encoded by the coding sequence atgaagaacattcCATATGCTTCTGTTGTTGGAAGTCTTATGTATGCTCAAGTATGCACAAGGCCCGACATCGCATTTGCTATTGGAATCTTAGGAAGATATCAGAGTAAATCAGGTATGGATCACTGGAAAGCtgcaaagaagatgttgagatatcttaaaggaacaaaagatTACATGCTAATGTATAGGCAGACGGACAATCTTGATGTGATCGGCTATTCAGACTCCGATTTTATTGGTTGTGTTAATTCTCGCAAATCAACATCAGAATATATTTTTATGATGGCTGATGGAACTATTTCATGGAGAAGTACTAAGCAAACCTTGGTTGATACTTCTACTATGGAAGCCGAGTTTGTCTCCTGTTTTGAGGCTACTTCTCATGGTGTATGA